The Mesorhizobium loti genome includes a region encoding these proteins:
- the rpmI gene encoding 50S ribosomal protein L35 — translation MPKMKTKSAAKKRFKITGTGKVLSAAAGKRHGMIKRSNKFIRNARGTMVLAEPDGKKVIKNFLPNGL, via the coding sequence ATGCCCAAGATGAAGACCAAGTCCGCCGCCAAAAAGCGGTTCAAGATCACAGGTACGGGTAAAGTCCTGTCGGCTGCTGCCGGCAAGCGTCACGGCATGATCAAGCGTTCCAACAAGTTCATTCGAAATGCCCGCGGCACGATGGTTCTGGCTGAACCGGATGGCAAGAAGGTCATCAAGAATTTTCTGCCGAACGGCCTCTAA
- a CDS encoding isoprenylcysteine carboxylmethyltransferase family protein: MDKELKYGLGNYQRTRRLVLAVLVVVLFAALLFGQSTFPPETAMHESIEMFGVLLIFLGICGRLWSTLYIGGRKSSEVVTGGPYSITRNPLYVFSTVAAAGVGAQIGSFSGIILFAVLCAGAFHIVILREEKFLKEALGAPYQAYLARVPRFFPKLSLYQEGDTGSFKPRLLLTTLLDGLVFLVALPAFELIDGAQQSGMLPVWFTLP, translated from the coding sequence TTGGACAAAGAACTCAAATACGGGCTGGGTAACTACCAGCGCACGCGCAGGCTGGTGCTTGCCGTGCTCGTGGTGGTGCTGTTTGCCGCGCTGCTGTTTGGGCAATCGACCTTTCCGCCCGAAACGGCGATGCACGAGTCGATCGAGATGTTCGGCGTGTTGCTGATTTTCCTGGGTATCTGCGGTCGCCTTTGGTCGACACTCTACATTGGCGGGCGCAAATCGTCCGAGGTGGTCACCGGCGGGCCTTACTCGATCACCCGCAACCCGCTCTATGTGTTCTCGACCGTGGCCGCGGCCGGTGTCGGCGCCCAGATCGGTTCGTTCTCCGGCATCATCCTGTTCGCGGTGTTGTGCGCGGGCGCCTTCCACATCGTCATCCTGCGCGAGGAGAAATTCCTCAAGGAAGCGCTAGGCGCCCCGTACCAGGCCTATCTGGCGCGGGTGCCTCGCTTCTTCCCGAAATTGTCGCTCTACCAGGAGGGCGATACGGGCAGCTTCAAACCGCGCCTGTTGTTGACCACGCTGCTCGACGGCCTGGTGTTCCTCGTAGCGCTGCCGGCCTTCGAACTGATCGACGGCGCCCAGCAGTCGGGCATGTTGCCGGTCTGGTTCACGCTCCCCTGA